TAGTTTCATCCTGAAGTAATTTACCTCAGTTTATCAATAGAAAATCTTTCCGGATATGGATAATTCAACTGGAACATGCGGACTTGTATTGATATTTTATAAATGTACGAATGTTGACATGGAAACACTTTAAACCTCAGAAATAGATGAATTGATATGAGCACAAAAAAGAACGTAGCACAGAAACTGATCGAGAGTCATCTGCTTTCGGGCGAGATGACGCCCGGCGTGGAGATCGGGCTCAAGATCGATCAAACCCTGACACAGGACGCCACCGGCACCATGGTGATGCTGGAACTGGAGGCGATGAACCTCAAGAGAGTACAGACCGAGCTGTCGGCCCAGTATGTCGACCATAATCTTTTGCAAACCGATTTTAAGAATCCCGATGACCATCTTTTCCTGCTCAGCGCATGCCGTCGTTTCGGTGTATGGTACAGCCGTCCCGGCAACGGTGTCAGCCATCCGGTTCATATGGAACGTTTCGGCAGGCCCGGCAAAAGCCTGCTGGGCTCCGACAGCCATACCTGCTCGGCCGGTTCGATGGGTATGCTGGCGATGGGCGCGGGTGGTCTGGAGGTCGCTATCGCCATGGCCGGTGACCCGTATTTTGTCAAGATGCCGAAAATCATGGGTGTCGAGTTGACCGGTGAGCTTCCCGAGTGGGTCTCAGCCAAGGATGTCATTCTGGAGATGCTGCGTCGTCATGGTGTCTCGGGTGGAGTCGGCAAGATTATCGAATACTACGGCCCCGGACTGAAAAGCCTGACCGCTATGGATCGTCACGTAATCGCCAACATGGGCGCGGAGCTGGGCGCGACCACGACCGTTTTTCCGGCAGATGAGGAATTGAGAAAGTTTTTGAAAACCCAGAATCGTGAAGAGGACTGGACCGAGTTGAAAGCCGACCAGGGCGCTGAATACGATGAAACCGATCAGATCGATCTGTCATCGCTTGAACCTTTGATCGCAAAACCGACCAGTCCCGGCAATGTCGTACCGGTCAGCGAAGTAGCCGGCAAAGATATTTACCAGGCGATGGTCGGTTCCTCGGCCAATCCGGGATTGCGTGATTTCGCGATCGCCGCTCTGATCGTCGACAAACGCCAGGTGCACGACCGGGTTTCGCTGGATGTCAATCCGACCTCGCGCCAGATACTGGAAAATCTGACCGGCATGGGACTTCTTTCTAAGTTGATCCGTGCTGGGGGACGGATTCATCAACCGGGATGCAACGGTTGTATCGGTATGGGGCAGGCACCGGCTACCGGACGGATCAGCCTGCGTACAGTACCGCGTAACTTTCCCGGAAGATCAGGAACCAAAGAGGACGCGGTCTATCTCTGCAGCCCGGAAACAGCCGCCGCTTCGGCTTTGACCGGAGTGATCACAGATCCGCGCACACTCGATTTCGAATATCCAAAATTCGAGGAGCCGGAAAAGATAGAGATAAATACTACCATGCTGATCGCGCCGTCCGAAGATGGCGAAAAAATCGAGCTGGAGAAAGGCCCAAATATCAGTTCACTTCCGAGCTTCGATCCATTGCCGGACATGATCGAGGGACCCGTACTGCTTAAAACCGGGGATGATGTCTCCACCGATGAAATC
The sequence above is drawn from the Candidatus Zixiibacteriota bacterium genome and encodes:
- a CDS encoding aconitate hydratase, producing MSTKKNVAQKLIESHLLSGEMTPGVEIGLKIDQTLTQDATGTMVMLELEAMNLKRVQTELSAQYVDHNLLQTDFKNPDDHLFLLSACRRFGVWYSRPGNGVSHPVHMERFGRPGKSLLGSDSHTCSAGSMGMLAMGAGGLEVAIAMAGDPYFVKMPKIMGVELTGELPEWVSAKDVILEMLRRHGVSGGVGKIIEYYGPGLKSLTAMDRHVIANMGAELGATTTVFPADEELRKFLKTQNREEDWTELKADQGAEYDETDQIDLSSLEPLIAKPTSPGNVVPVSEVAGKDIYQAMVGSSANPGLRDFAIAALIVDKRQVHDRVSLDVNPTSRQILENLTGMGLLSKLIRAGGRIHQPGCNGCIGMGQAPATGRISLRTVPRNFPGRSGTKEDAVYLCSPETAAASALTGVITDPRTLDFEYPKFEEPEKIEINTTMLIAPSEDGEKIELEKGPNISSLPSFDPLPDMIEGPVLLKTGDDVSTDEIMPAGTKVLPLRSNIPEISKFTFAQIDENYYNRAMEYKQSGSLVVGGKNYGQGSSREHAAIAPRYLGIRAVLVKSFARIHWQNLINFGILPLTFEDPVDYDRIDQEDVLIIENACEAIRKGNQLTVRNKTKDESYILRHDMSERQVEMMLAGSLINIFRQKFDS